A window of the Candidatus Tectomicrobia bacterium genome harbors these coding sequences:
- a CDS encoding ATP-dependent metallopeptidase FtsH/Yme1/Tma family protein — MNQFYKNLAVWLIIGLVMVGIFQAFNGARTTDRSIIYSDFLRAIADGQVSEVLIQGENIRGRLTNGRSFQTFAPKDNNLIESLNAKGVRINVQPADQNNWYMNLLLSWFPMLVLLGVWIFFMRQMHIGGSKALSFGKSKARLVPENSKKKVTFKDVAGIEEAKEELEELVEFLRDPGKFTRLGARIPKGVLLVGPPGTGKTLLARAIAGEAEVPFFSISGSSFVEMFVGVGASRVRDLFEQGKANAPCIIFIDEIDAVGRHRGAGLGGGHDEREQTLNQLLVEMDGFESNDGVILIAATNRPDVLDPALLRPGRFDRQIVVSLPDIKGRLQILKVHSRNVPLDETVDLEMIARGTPRFAGADLANLLNEAALLAARKGKQAVAMPDLREAKDKVLMGKERRSLVLSDKEKRNTAYHEAGHALIALLIPGSDPVEKVTIIPRGFSLGSTWSVPEEDRYSHNRTFLLNQITGLMGGRAAEMLVFSELTTGAKADIQMATELARSMVCEWGMSEKLGPLAYGKKHEQIFLGRELAQHRDYSDAVALEIDAEVRGIVTASYERSYRLLEENRAKLELFANALLEFETLDLKDIQSLMTTGAMPAGRKEAASAPPSDGVAAPVPVEAPPARGPRPSPPDLAPGQA; from the coding sequence TTGAACCAATTTTATAAGAATCTCGCCGTTTGGCTCATCATCGGCCTGGTCATGGTCGGTATTTTCCAGGCGTTCAACGGTGCCCGCACGACCGACCGCTCCATCATCTACAGCGACTTTCTGCGGGCCATCGCGGACGGCCAGGTGAGCGAGGTCCTGATTCAGGGAGAGAACATCCGCGGGCGCCTCACCAACGGCCGCAGCTTCCAGACGTTCGCCCCCAAGGACAACAACCTCATCGAGTCCCTGAACGCGAAGGGCGTGCGCATCAACGTCCAGCCCGCCGATCAGAACAACTGGTACATGAACCTCCTGCTGAGCTGGTTCCCGATGCTGGTGCTCCTGGGGGTGTGGATCTTCTTCATGCGGCAGATGCACATCGGCGGCTCGAAGGCGCTCTCCTTCGGGAAGAGCAAGGCCCGGCTGGTGCCCGAGAACTCGAAGAAGAAGGTCACATTCAAGGACGTGGCCGGGATCGAGGAGGCCAAGGAGGAGCTCGAGGAGCTGGTGGAGTTCCTCCGCGACCCGGGGAAGTTCACCCGCCTGGGCGCCCGCATCCCCAAGGGAGTGCTGCTGGTCGGCCCTCCGGGGACGGGCAAGACGCTCCTCGCCCGCGCCATCGCGGGGGAGGCCGAGGTGCCCTTCTTCTCCATCAGCGGGTCGAGCTTCGTCGAGATGTTCGTGGGCGTGGGCGCCTCCCGCGTGCGGGACCTCTTCGAGCAGGGGAAGGCCAACGCCCCGTGCATCATCTTCATCGACGAGATCGACGCCGTCGGCCGCCACCGCGGGGCCGGGCTGGGCGGCGGGCACGACGAGCGCGAGCAGACGCTGAACCAGCTCCTGGTCGAGATGGACGGCTTCGAGTCGAACGACGGCGTCATCCTCATCGCGGCCACGAACCGGCCGGACGTGCTGGATCCCGCCCTCCTGCGGCCGGGGCGGTTCGACCGCCAGATCGTGGTTTCGCTCCCCGACATCAAGGGACGGCTCCAAATCCTCAAGGTCCACTCGCGGAACGTCCCCTTGGATGAGACGGTGGACCTCGAAATGATCGCCCGCGGCACCCCCCGCTTCGCGGGCGCCGATCTGGCGAACCTCCTGAACGAAGCCGCCCTGCTGGCCGCCCGCAAGGGCAAGCAGGCCGTCGCCATGCCGGACCTGCGCGAGGCCAAGGACAAGGTGCTCATGGGCAAGGAGCGCCGGAGCCTGGTCCTGAGCGACAAGGAAAAGCGCAACACGGCCTATCACGAGGCCGGCCACGCCCTCATCGCGCTCCTCATCCCCGGGTCCGATCCCGTGGAGAAGGTGACCATCATCCCCCGCGGATTCTCGCTGGGGAGCACCTGGTCGGTCCCCGAGGAGGACCGCTACAGCCACAACAGGACCTTCCTCCTCAACCAGATCACCGGGCTGATGGGCGGCCGCGCCGCCGAGATGCTCGTCTTCAGCGAGCTCACCACGGGCGCCAAGGCCGACATCCAGATGGCCACCGAGCTCGCGCGGAGCATGGTCTGCGAGTGGGGCATGAGCGAGAAGCTCGGCCCGCTCGCCTACGGCAAGAAGCACGAACAGATATTCCTCGGCCGCGAGCTCGCCCAGCACCGTGACTACAGCGACGCCGTGGCGCTGGAGATCGACGCCGAGGTGCGCGGCATCGTGACCGCGAGCTACGAGCGGTCCTACCGCCTCCTCGAGGAGAACCGCGCGAAGCTCGAACTCTTCGCGAACGCCCTCCTCGAATTCGAGACGCTGGACCTGAAGGACATCCAATCGCTCATGACGACGGGGGCGATGCCGGCCGGCCGCAAGGAGGCCGCGTCGGCCCCTCCTTCGGACGGCGTGGCGGCGCCCGTGCCCGTGGAGGCCCCTCCCGCGAGGGGCCCGCGGCCTTCCCCGCCCGACCTCGCCCCGGGACAAGCCTGA
- the tilS gene encoding tRNA lysidine(34) synthetase TilS — MTLPPRPRPRPAAVRAFEARAREGWHACAQEAAKGPVMAGFSGGADSTALLLWLSGFLPPGRPLLAVHVEHGLRGARAERDAAHAERFCREHGIPFRLIRVRVPGKRPGGLEAAAREARRKALLKAAKEAGARAVALAHTLDDQAETVLMRLFEGGGLAGLAGMRPVSPMEGGEGVVIVRPLLPVRRSEARAYLRARKAKWVEDETNRDERHPRNRLRRRLWPVIEKAFGPAAAEGAARSAERLGAAREALEAFVSQACADLLHEGAGRVRIAPLDRANALPQAVRAGLWRAALESTRKSAPKGRSALGRHLDALDRLAREGGPSATLDLPEGLQARREYGSLILAPRGRPSVPSREEVPLRRRGRTVHEGLRIVLRVSPSPGAPGEGAGRDPLAAVLDADRLGKGAVLRARREGDRFQPAGAPGGRKLKEYLIDRKVPRGEREQIPLLAVGREVVWVIGHQVSEKFRGRAGSKRLILLRAEPLKPSVRPKPGMDGAYLSC; from the coding sequence ATGACTCTCCCCCCCCGTCCCCGGCCACGCCCGGCCGCCGTCCGCGCCTTCGAGGCCCGGGCCCGCGAGGGATGGCACGCGTGCGCCCAAGAGGCGGCAAAAGGCCCCGTCATGGCGGGCTTCTCGGGGGGGGCGGATTCCACCGCCCTCCTCCTGTGGCTCTCGGGTTTCCTCCCGCCCGGGCGGCCCCTTCTCGCCGTCCACGTCGAGCACGGTCTGCGCGGCGCCCGGGCCGAGCGCGACGCGGCCCACGCCGAGCGGTTTTGCCGGGAGCACGGCATCCCGTTCCGCCTGATCCGCGTCCGGGTGCCGGGGAAGCGTCCCGGGGGACTTGAGGCCGCCGCCCGGGAGGCCAGGCGCAAGGCGCTCCTTAAGGCGGCCAAGGAGGCCGGCGCCCGCGCGGTGGCTCTGGCGCATACGCTCGATGATCAGGCCGAGACGGTGCTCATGCGCCTCTTCGAGGGGGGCGGGCTGGCGGGCTTGGCGGGGATGCGTCCCGTCTCCCCGATGGAGGGAGGGGAGGGGGTCGTGATCGTGCGGCCCCTGCTGCCCGTCCGCCGCTCGGAGGCCCGCGCGTACCTGCGGGCGCGGAAGGCGAAGTGGGTGGAGGACGAGACGAACCGGGACGAGCGCCATCCGCGCAACCGGCTGCGCCGCCGCCTCTGGCCCGTCATCGAGAAGGCGTTCGGTCCCGCGGCCGCCGAGGGCGCGGCCCGGAGCGCGGAGCGCCTGGGGGCCGCCCGGGAGGCTCTGGAGGCCTTCGTGAGTCAAGCCTGCGCGGACCTGCTCCACGAGGGAGCGGGCCGGGTGCGGATCGCTCCCCTGGATCGGGCCAACGCGCTTCCCCAGGCGGTACGGGCCGGCCTGTGGCGCGCGGCGCTCGAAAGCACCCGGAAATCCGCCCCGAAAGGGCGGAGCGCCCTGGGGCGGCACCTGGACGCGCTGGATCGCCTCGCCCGGGAGGGCGGGCCTTCCGCCACACTGGACCTCCCGGAGGGCCTCCAGGCCCGGCGGGAGTACGGCTCGCTGATCCTCGCGCCCCGGGGACGCCCCTCAGTGCCTTCACGCGAGGAAGTCCCCCTCCGCCGGCGCGGGCGGACGGTCCACGAGGGGCTCCGCATCGTCCTCCGGGTTTCGCCTTCGCCCGGCGCACCGGGCGAAGGCGCTGGGCGCGATCCTCTCGCCGCCGTCCTGGACGCGGATCGACTCGGGAAGGGGGCCGTCCTCCGCGCCCGCCGGGAGGGCGACCGGTTCCAGCCGGCCGGGGCGCCGGGGGGGCGGAAGCTCAAGGAGTATCTCATCGACCGGAAGGTTCCCCGCGGCGAGCGGGAGCAAATTCCTCTCCTGGCCGTGGGCCGTGAAGTCGTCTGGGTGATCGGCCACCAGGTGTCGGAAAAATTCCGGGGGCGTGCCGGGTCCAAGCGCTTGATTCTCTTGCGCGCCGAGCCCCTGAAACCGTCTGTTCGCCCGAAGCCGGGCATGGACGGAGCGTATCTTTCCTGTTAG